The Seriola aureovittata isolate HTS-2021-v1 ecotype China chromosome 8, ASM2101889v1, whole genome shotgun sequence genome contains the following window.
AGACCTGGGCACTGCAGCCTCGCACTAGCAAACAccactcaaacaggagtaaataatacatttgttggggactattttcagccgtGGATTATAACACATTTGGTGATCTAGTATTTATGGTGGTGGGATGGCGCATGTGGGAAccactcaaaataaactacagtgcccatgttcaccataatgaaaaaacatttcacccAGTGCAGCTGTGTGGCTCATcgatgtgtttttaatactttttgtCACAATGGACTAttatggcacagaggaaaatCCTATCACGCTTTGGAAACTGAGACAACACTCGTGagtaggatcaattcattgctggttttggtctttccATGGAATTTCTTGTCAATAAGAGAAATCTGAATATCACCAGCCCTATCCTTTAAATGTCTGGACTTCTGAATGGTGCCTTTGCCCTTGTAGATATACCAGGCAATACCCAGATAGATGTACAAAGATAACTGAATGTGGCTAGTGTACCTGGCCCTCTCCATGGTGTCCTTGGCCAGGTAGATGTACCAGTAGATGAGGTTGAAGAGGGCGAAGGCCAGGGGGAAGAGGACACGGGCATACATGTCGATGGGGCTGGTGCCGGCCAGCTGTGGGATTTGAGGAAAAGCTGAGCCCTGCTGGAGGAAGATCGGCAGTGGCGGAGCATCTCCTGGCTCACTGCGGCACACTGAGTGGTTTCTCCTCTTCAGGCCTTCCCGAGGGCTGCTGTCCGACTGgtgggaggggggcgggggtgATTTGGAAGGAAAGCAGGAGGGGGTGAGATGGGGTTAGTGTGGGTTTTATGGTGCAcaatgtgagagaaaaaaaggggtTTCTGCGCTGcaagtacatacagtatactgtatgccAATCTCAACATGCTGCAGTCATGTATACAATGTAAGTCATGTTTGTTCCCACTGGAGCTTTCTCTCAATGGCATGCCAACATCCCTATAGAACGCAGCAGGTAGTTTGCTGGATGTCCATAGGATTGTTAGGAGATTATGCAGGAAGGAGTGCTGGAGTTGCTCTCTGTTCTCACACTGAGGCTATTTTTAAAGCATCTAACCATGAGCCCTACACGTGAGACAGATCCCAGGAGGATGCTGTGGTGGCTTACTGTATTAGCATAAAGCATATAGCTGGAGATGAGAGCACTACAACAGCACATATTACTATTTAATGTGTGGTGTGCCCTGAATGGCGAGAATGGAAAAGGCAGGGTGACTACTTGGAAATGCATAGAAAAAGACTTCCTATCTGTGGCAGGATTTCTTGTTCTCTGCATCTGAGTGTGAAGCTGCTGGCTTAGTGTTCATTATCAGCATCACTGCATCAAACTCTCTGCAACACTGAGGAGACTGTATCTCACCATTATTAGCTATGTAAATGCATTTGAGACACCATCTATATAAATGCAtggcttctcaaatgtaaatcACACACTTTGTTCAAGTGATAGCAGAAGCTGATGTTGCTGAGCAGATTACGTTCATACCAAGTTTCAGAAAACACTAGACTACAGTAAAGAATAATACAGTATAGATTTGCTACAGTCCACATGTTTGCAAATCTGACGGTAAAGATGTGTATGCATCCCTGGAACACGGtgcattattgtttttttcgGATCCCTGACTTGCGTGACATCTTATTACTGCAGACAAACAGCGTCttatagaaaaaaatgtgtggAATATTCAAGAGGCCAATCtctaacatttttttaatttaaagaatcAGTTCAGAAATTGAAGATTGATACGAGAAGATTGACAACACTATCATGTTTGTATGCTAAATTAGTTTAGCTTGACAATAAGATTGGAAAGGTGGGAGACAGCTTGCCTTGCCCGGGTGCTGGACATCTTGTGTAGCTCTTGGCAAGAAGATGAAAAAGCccaatattttccaaaatgttgaattattcgtttgacttttttgtgcctttcatACCTCTGTTTTGGTCAAATATCACAATCCTTCCTGAAAAACAGAGCTATTCCCTGAATTATTACTGTTTCTACTTAATGTTCACACCcattcagaaatgtaatatatgacatacagtatatgtccctatatctATGTTGCCATAGATGTCACTTATATTactatcacatatatacatcctctggatatatgaagttatacatttataacatatatgaaataaaatttgtATAGATACAtatattcaaaaaaatgtcagaattttTATTTGGTGTAAGATGTTGTTACCATGTATgttaatgatatttatttaatttatatgcaAGGTTATTAAAACagcatatattatatatatatatattaaacaaatgtatatgttaatatatgttTTCTTATTCAGTTCTTATTAATTTCTTGGGGAACattgtctcagacttttggaccatgatatataatatcaatgtatatatgtcaatatatgaaatggTTCCAacttctaataggtttcatatataattgttacatatatgtttttattccatatgtacatatatgtcatatataggaattcaatatatgtacatttgcGTATGGGAAGACTACTTCACAAtttcttgttgttttatgtgtaaTATATGAACTGAAATGGCAATCAAAAGGTGCAACCTTAACCATTAAAGCTCTTTTACTTGTGGTTCTGATTCTACAAAACAATTATATAAAATTGGCACGGAAATGTTTTAAAGATGACAGTGGATTTTAAGCTGGAATTCATCGTTCTTTGTAAACATAAAAGTAGTTCCTCACCGAAACTGTGTCGTCATCGTCGCTGCCGGTAGCCAACACCTCAAGCTTGTCTTGTCTGGCTCTTTGTTTCTTCAGACGGTTGGCCTGGAGGGTGGCAAAGTAGTTTACTGCTGCAAACTCAATGAGAGCCGACGCCACGAAGGCAAAGCACACAGCAATGAACCAATCCATGGCAGTGGCATAGGCCACTTTGGGAAGTGACTGACGGGCGCTGATGCTCAAAGTGGTCATTGTCAGCACTGTGGTGATGCCTAGAGGAAGACAAGAATATACATGcactctgacaaacacattcCATGGACATATTTTGATATCAAGTGTGATTAGTAAACATTAATTGTGAATATATACTGGTTGGAAGAGGAGCGTACCAGCAACTGTACGAGCAGGAACAGACTCTTTGTTAATCCAAAAAGAGACTTGTGACAACACAACAACCATTATGAGGGGGATGTAGGTCTGTATGAGGTAGTAGCCGAGCTTCCTCTGGAGGAGGAAATGGACCACCTGCACAGAGTAGTGACCTGCAAGATAACCAGCATGTGTGAAGAGAGCAACCCTGAGGGACATAGCAGGGTAGCACAGAACGGATGCCCTTGCCTGCCCTTGAAACAGAATAGCTGCTGAGAGAAGCATATAGATATATTGCTGCTGTTAGGACTGGAATAGCCAGCTAATTGTAAGGCAGCGTGCGAGAGacaagaggaaggaagagaagaaggaagagaacAGGACAGAATTGAGGAGGCAAGGAGGAGGGAGCACAGCAGACATTTGGAAATGGGATAAAgtcaagaggaggaagaagaagcgAGTGAGGAGGGGGCAGAAGGAGAGCATGCAGTGTCACTATGCGTAACACTGCCCTGCTCCGCCtaacacatgcatgcagacatTCACAGACCAAAAACACGCTgcatcatgcacacacatatacagaggttgtctctcttgctctcagTGTTTTCTAAATGGGTATCATCTCTACGTTTTGGAGGCTGCCTCATCCTTTTCCTCTCTATTCCAAGAATATGTTGGGTTCACAGCAGGAGagcacttcttcttcttctggtgaaaagagaaaatgcacacatacacatcacacacatacacactcctccatccttcctcctctctgtcagtgCATTCACTGGGCTTTAAACCCTGTAGTTCTTTTTTAAGGCACACCATACGCATTAGGCCTTGACCACTTAAGCATCTTAGATGGCTGCTCAAGGAAGTCTTTGCTTTTATATCGGTTCTGCTGCAGGAGAGTAGTGGACACTAGTGCAGAGATTGAAGAGACTCATTTGACCTCGTTCTACTCACAGATTCATCAGCTCCTgagtattttttaattacactttTAAGTGCGGGTACAACTGTAACAGTGTCCTGATATCAAGAGCAATGTGACAGCTGACAGTGAGCATTACCTGTATTTGATTTGAATATCTCACTGGACAAAGTCTGTCCCACCAGATCATACTGCAGAAGACTCATGGACTCCTTGGGACAATCAACAGATGCTATCGGCCCCTTCCTCCAGGTGAACATAATTTCACTGCTTGTGTAGGCATCTAAAAATGCAAAGACAATTTGACACTCGAAACGTTCAAATGTTGGACACATTTATGAATCTGGACATTACTggacattattatcattattattattatacttgtGTTTATGAAGACTAACAGCTACATACAGAATACTTACAGCTTCCAAACCTGAGAGGACAGGCATGGCCATCCATGGGGAAGTCTATCAACCTCATGGGACATTCTGCACTGATTGTCAGTCTAACATGAAGAAGACACTGAAATCAGTCTCAGTTATTCATTTCAGTGAATCTCATATCTTATGAGCAAAACAACAACGTTACTATCTAAGATTACCTCATAGTGTAGAGGACAGTCCCATTCTGCATGATGCGGAAGAGCTTGTTGGGTGTGGTCATATTATGGGAAATGGACTTCTTGGAGTTTCTGAAGAAAGTATCTGGTGTCCAGATCTTGTCCACCATAAGGTTGTTCAGCCGCAGGATTTCAGTGGGTCCCTCGAACTTAAGACGCTCATCAACCCACATTTGACGGAAGAACATGTCCATAGTGTACTCCTGATGCATGAACATCAGACATTAGTAGATATCTTATGAACCATATGTTCTACAAACCATGCCACCTTAAATTCCAGCTTTAAATTTAGATCTTTGCGGACTACAAAGATAGTAGTCCTGTCAGCATCTATAATATTGAAGATACATTTCAACTTGCAGTGGAAGGTGAGGAGAAATGACGAGGCAATGATGGATGCCACTCATCCCAGATAATCATTAATCACTCCATTCAGCCATTTCCTCTGTCTGACATGTTGTCATATTGATTTAGAGGCCATCAATAATGGAGTTATAGGGCTGGTCAAACAGATTAAAGCTCATTAGATGGTCTCATGGCAGATTGCCCATAAGGCAGGCATTCAGTGGTCACTGAAGCGCCGATATCTCCCATAGTCAGCACATATACATCTCCTTACAGAAGTAGTATCTTACCATCTCAACATCTGAAACTGGTCCAAAGCTGGTGACAAAGATGTCTGTTTTCACCTCTGTAACACCACCTGCAACAGTCATTAGCAACTGTACAGtgaacacagtaacacaaaaaTTTTATGTCACAATGTACTTAATTTATCTTAAGGCGAAGCTTTAGAAACAAGGATTTAGGATTTGAAGTTTGAATTACCTCCAGATCCAGGTCGCAGTCTGTTGTCATAACCATCCAAAAGCCGATCCAAAATGCGAGTGATGTTGTCTGAGTAAATCTTCTCATTTCCACTTACATTACCAAgtctgaaagcagaaaaaaaaattcccaggTTGAGTGTACTCTGACCCATGTTaacttaaagaaagaaaacttacCTTGTCCAGCagataaaaataagtaaatttaATAACAGGACAGCCATCCTGGGCAGCATTTATCACCAACTTTTTAGTCAACTCTCTAATCAACTCATACTTTAAAAAATTCTATGTGAGAGGTCTTTATTGGTGTCGTTAAAGTGACTGGTATGTATCTATAAGCACAAAGGAGGCACTAAAGCAGGAGCAGTAATCTAATTAACAGATTAGCAAATCCACTCCATTTTTAGACAAACAGGGGATTCTGTTGGTTTGTGATGCAGCTAAATTAAGATAATTAGagttgaataaaaatgtgaagtcAATGAAACAtatcaattgaaaaaaaaatagtactAATGATAGTTATGATACTGCTAGAACCTTATTATCTGTCTCAGTTGAACAGTTTTTCATGCTGTATTTCAGATTTTCACACAGCCGGTGGCGCTGCAGCCACAATGTCGTTTACAACCGGAAATGAAATTCacactgagagaagaagaagaagtttcgAGCGAGTGAGGGGCAAAACAAGACGGGGAGATTTAACATTGCCAACAAACATTGAAACCAGTTTTAACTGAAATATTCTTAATGACAGTCGTGCGCACATAAACAGCGGCAAAGATTAACTGTGTAGCAAACTGTTCACGTAACTTGTCTGCTGGCTAGATAGAGTTAGCTGACGTTAGCCGACCTGTTCGCCGGTGTGAAGCCTCAGCATGTCGGTGCACTTCGAGGAGAGGAGCGGTGTCGTCCCCTGTAAGACACCCTGGGGCTCCTGGTACCAGACCATGGAGGAGGTGTTCATCGAAGTCGATGTGCCTCATGGGACCTCTGCGAAAGAGGTCAGGTGCCATTTGGGATCTAGAGACATCGAGCTGCGCGTCAAAGGGCAGGAAATATTCAAGGTGAACGTCACTTTTAACTCCGTagtgaaagaagagaaagtttAAATGTGGAATCCAATCTAAGCCGATACTATTTCCTTTTTCTAAAATTTTTGTCTGCCTTTTGGTAGGCGTAAAAGTAAAATCTGTGATTAAATGGCAAACAAGCAAAGTCTGGCAGAGAAAAACACCTCGAACCACTGTACACTGTAAGTGGGaatcaaagcaggaaaagcacaggtgtaattaataacctTAATTATGGTTGTATGCCATTTAGGTGAGCCAGTTCCAGGATTTGGTATTGTAAATGCTGACTCACTAGAAAAGCTTCCTGGGACATTTAATGGATCAGAGCCATTGCTGATGTTGGTAGGTCCATCTGTGCCTTTCCTCTATGATAAATCAGAATCCCGTCTATGAAAAAGGTTTTTGGACAATGTCCAGATTTAAAATGAGTCTCTTCTCCATTCATTACAAAATCAACAATTTCTTTTCAGCTTCAACAATTGGAGAAAATCAGGAATATCATCGGCCTTCCTTGTTCTAGTCCTATTCAACCCTGATGAGATTAATCTGAAGAACAACTCCCTGTTACtttaaattcattattcatgaaagaggaaaaaaggaagggAATGCTCAAAGTTGGACTTGAGTTCTGCCCAATTCATAATAGCCCCTCTTATTCTGAACTATACTGAAATCCAGAGATGGATCCATTGGATCCATGGATCCATCGTCGGTGACCAGTTTAATGCTCATGCAAAACAGTGTAGCAACagaaagatataaatgcttaaacctTTGTTAATATTGACACATAATATTGTTAGCTCAGACAGATTCTCAAAAATTCAACTGTTAGCTTGATGGCAACTCctgaattatttatattcctttttaTCTATAAGGGTCCACCGATGAAAAGAATCAAAGATTGTTCATGAAAGTATTCCAAGTTGTGAATATTGTCAAGTGAAATCCATTGCATACTGTCAGGCAACTTCTTCACTTCTTTCGATATGATAACTATTGCTATTAAGCAAACTATTAAGTTCTGGTTGGGGGGCCTTTGGGTATCCTTGTTTTTGTCCTATCACTTTGCCATCTGTGCTGTGACTGTTGTTTGACTGACCGAAGTCATTGATCTCCTAGCTTAAAACCCTGGACAGAAAAAGCTAAACTTGTTGACATCCATGGGTAAACCCCATGAGATAGCTCGGGCCTTGAGCCTTCGGAAAGGCCTAGGCTAGTATAATAACCTTTGGTCCCACCcactataaatcaaaatgtgattggGTAATTCGCCTGCCactttctaaacaaacacatgtggcTATGAGGGCTTCAGGCCTTCTGCCCGACTTGAAATCCTAGCTAGCTaaccttttcaaaaaaaaaatcggaTTGGAtaactttattttcatgattttacGGCATTAACCCTTAATTTCCTTAATGCAGAATTAGCAGAGAATAATCATTAAATGAAAGagattaaatataacatttaaatgctaatgttaggcCTTCTCTGAAGGCCTAGAAAGCCCTCAGGGTTTCCCACTGCTGAATTCATTAGCTCATAACAAGTTGCTACAACTGCTATGTGAACACATACATTAATTTTacaatcttttctttttatattctgTCAGGGAAAGTTGTTTGGCACAACCGTGTCTGATGAGGCCACATGGACACTAGGTAGGTTGCATAACTCAAAGTTACATGATTAGACTTCAGTAGACAAAACACACCTTCAtctctttcctgttttctctggTCTCCATCCTCAGAGGATAAGTGTCTCATCCGGATCATTCTGATGAAGGCCAACAGAGAGGCGGGGAACTGCTGGTCCTCGCTGCTGGAGGGGGAGTACTGTGCAAATGCCTGGGTTCAGGACCAGATGCAGAGAAAGCTCACACTGGAGAGGTTCCAGCGAGAGGTTAGTTTGATGTAGTGCCATTTGAAGTGTCATGGTGTATCGTGCCAAGTCAGTTTTATAAGTAATCAAATGTACACCTGTCTCCCTCTACATATGTCCACATCACTGTCACTTTGTTAGCTAGGTAGGTACCACTTTCTTGTAAGACACCCATTGTTAAAGTTGCAACAAATAGCTTTAGTACTGGTTTCAAATTTTGGGTTGGCAGGTTGTGAAATGTCCCTGTGGCTGGTGTTTGTCATTTCTGTTTGGTAATAATGCAGTTATAAATGG
Protein-coding sequences here:
- the gabra6a gene encoding gamma-aminobutyric acid receptor subunit alpha-6a; this encodes MGQSTLNLGIFFSAFRLGNVSGNEKIYSDNITRILDRLLDGYDNRLRPGSGGGVTEVKTDIFVTSFGPVSDVEMEYTMDMFFRQMWVDERLKFEGPTEILRLNNLMVDKIWTPDTFFRNSKKSISHNMTTPNKLFRIMQNGTVLYTMRLTISAECPMRLIDFPMDGHACPLRFGSYAYTSSEIMFTWRKGPIASVDCPKESMSLLQYDLVGQTLSSEIFKSNTGHYSVQVVHFLLQRKLGYYLIQTYIPLIMVVVLSQVSFWINKESVPARTVAGITTVLTMTTLSISARQSLPKVAYATAMDWFIAVCFAFVASALIEFAAVNYFATLQANRLKKQRARQDKLEVLATGSDDDDTVSSDSSPREGLKRRNHSVCRSEPGDAPPLPIFLQQGSAFPQIPQLAGTSPIDMYARVLFPLAFALFNLIYWYIYLAKDTMERARYTSHIQLSLYIYLGIAWYIYKGKGTIQKSRHLKDRAGDIQISLIDKKFHGKTKTSNELILLTSVVSVSKA
- the nudcd2 gene encoding nudC domain-containing protein 2, with translation MSVHFEERSGVVPCKTPWGSWYQTMEEVFIEVDVPHGTSAKEVRCHLGSRDIELRVKGQEIFKGKLFGTTVSDEATWTLEDKCLIRIILMKANREAGNCWSSLLEGEYCANAWVQDQMQRKLTLERFQRENPGFDFSGAEISGNFAGGGPDFSSLQK